One genomic region from Cyanobium usitatum str. Tous encodes:
- a CDS encoding ArsR/SmtB family transcription factor, with the protein MPSPQLLEEYCQFFRLLSEPARLQLICQLRAGPMDVAALIGATGFSQSHISRQLGQLQRAGLVHCERDGVRTIWSAEGALVDKLCSLVQTRLKRRLENQLAQLQSA; encoded by the coding sequence ATGCCGTCTCCCCAGTTGCTGGAGGAGTACTGCCAGTTTTTCCGTTTGCTGAGCGAGCCGGCGCGCCTGCAGTTGATTTGTCAGCTCAGGGCAGGGCCCATGGATGTGGCAGCACTGATCGGAGCCACTGGCTTCTCCCAATCCCACATCAGCCGCCAGCTCGGCCAACTGCAGCGGGCTGGCCTGGTGCACTGCGAGCGCGATGGGGTGCGCACGATCTGGAGCGCCGAAGGCGCCTTGGTAGACAAGCTCTGCTCCCTAGTTCAGACCCGACTCAAGCGACGGCTGGAGAACCAGCTGGCCCAACTGCAATCAGCCTGA
- a CDS encoding carboxypeptidase M32, with protein sequence MAQATSPLDQLREHLRQSQLLGSISSALYYDQNTVMPAAGAEWRGDQLALLASQLHQRQSSPAYADLVEAAEAELQASTPAAVRRNLQLLRLELNRQRCLDPQLVAQIAQAQSRGNAIWQEARRRSDFSIFAPALESLIALRREQATQLAAAEAQQRSPWEILAQPFEPDVSKERLQQLFAPLQAELPVLLQQADATQPSPLPELPEALQENLCTELLNSWGYDPAYCQRSRSAHPFSCTVGPQDFRITTRVVPDQPLSAFLATAHEWGHSLYEQGLPRTGNHYFPWPLGEATSMGVHESQSLFWECRVGRSRAFAERWHPRFCTGLGSGLGSGGGRDPWGGAFGFWRGLNPLRPGLIRVEADELSYCLHIVLRFELELALLEQDMPVAELPQQWNQRMQQLFGIQPENDAEGCLQDIHWAEGLFGYFPSYALGHLISAQLAETMEQELGGPGAIEAAIAAGQESSLRDWLASRVYPLGRSVNAEELVEQVSGQSLSAAAFLRYLRNKLERLRSDP encoded by the coding sequence ATGGCGCAGGCAACATCGCCCCTAGATCAGCTGCGGGAGCACCTGCGCCAGAGCCAGCTGCTGGGCTCAATCAGCAGTGCCCTCTACTACGACCAGAACACGGTGATGCCGGCAGCCGGCGCCGAATGGCGTGGCGACCAACTGGCCCTGCTGGCCAGCCAGCTTCACCAACGCCAGAGCAGCCCTGCTTACGCCGACCTGGTCGAGGCGGCGGAAGCCGAGCTGCAAGCCAGCACTCCAGCGGCGGTGCGCCGCAACCTGCAGCTACTACGGCTTGAGCTAAATCGCCAGCGCTGCCTAGATCCCCAGCTAGTGGCCCAAATCGCCCAAGCCCAGTCGCGCGGCAATGCCATCTGGCAGGAGGCACGGCGCCGCAGCGACTTCAGCATCTTTGCTCCGGCCCTGGAAAGCCTGATCGCCCTCCGCCGCGAACAAGCGACCCAACTTGCCGCCGCCGAAGCCCAACAGCGCAGCCCATGGGAAATCCTGGCCCAGCCGTTTGAGCCCGACGTCAGCAAAGAACGTCTGCAGCAGCTATTTGCCCCACTGCAGGCCGAGCTGCCCGTCCTGCTCCAGCAGGCAGATGCAACCCAGCCATCCCCCCTGCCAGAGCTACCCGAAGCCCTGCAGGAAAATCTCTGCACCGAGCTGCTCAACAGCTGGGGCTACGACCCGGCCTACTGCCAACGCTCCCGCTCAGCCCATCCCTTCTCCTGCACCGTGGGCCCCCAGGACTTCCGCATCACCACCCGGGTGGTGCCGGATCAGCCCCTCTCCGCCTTCCTTGCCACCGCCCATGAATGGGGCCACTCCTTATATGAACAGGGCCTGCCCCGCACGGGCAACCACTACTTCCCCTGGCCCCTGGGTGAGGCCACCTCGATGGGGGTGCACGAGTCGCAGTCGCTGTTCTGGGAATGCCGCGTGGGTCGTAGCCGCGCCTTCGCCGAGCGCTGGCATCCGCGCTTCTGCACCGGCCTAGGCAGTGGCTTAGGCAGTGGCGGTGGTAGGGATCCCTGGGGCGGCGCCTTCGGCTTCTGGCGTGGGCTCAATCCGTTGCGGCCCGGCCTGATTCGGGTGGAAGCCGACGAGCTCAGCTACTGCTTGCACATCGTGCTGCGCTTTGAGCTGGAGCTGGCCCTGCTCGAGCAGGACATGCCGGTGGCGGAACTACCCCAGCAGTGGAACCAACGGATGCAGCAGTTGTTTGGAATCCAGCCGGAAAATGACGCTGAGGGATGTCTGCAAGATATCCACTGGGCCGAAGGCCTGTTTGGCTATTTCCCCAGCTATGCCCTGGGCCATTTGATCAGCGCCCAACTCGCGGAAACCATGGAGCAGGAGCTTGGCGGCCCAGGTGCCATCGAGGCCGCGATCGCTGCTGGTCAGGAGAGCAGCCTGCGGGACTGGCTGGCCAGCAGGGTTTATCCCCTGGGCCGCAGCGTCAATGCGGAGGAGCTGGTGGAGCAGGTGAGTGGCCAGAGCCTTAGCGCAGCAGCCTTCCTTCGCTATCTGCGCAACAAGCTTGAGCGTCTGCGCTCAGATCCTTAG
- a CDS encoding inorganic diphosphatase: MANIDHAPSRTMLNLLHVLPAFADEAKLRLNAIVELNSMTINKYELITETGHLKLDRVGYSSLAYPFAYGCIPRTWDEDGDPLDIEIVGVTEPLVPGSLVEARIIGIMTFDDGGEVDDKVIAVLADDKRMDHITSFTQLGEQWVTETQYYWEHYKDLKKPGTCKVNGFLEPVEAVRIIKECEQRYLDTIDAKLVN, encoded by the coding sequence ATGGCGAACATCGACCACGCCCCGAGCCGCACAATGCTCAACCTGCTGCACGTGCTGCCGGCCTTCGCCGATGAAGCCAAGCTGCGTCTGAACGCCATCGTGGAGCTCAACTCCATGACGATCAACAAGTACGAATTGATCACGGAAACCGGCCACCTCAAGCTGGATCGCGTCGGCTACTCGTCGCTTGCATACCCCTTCGCCTACGGCTGCATCCCCCGCACCTGGGACGAGGACGGCGACCCCCTCGATATCGAGATTGTCGGCGTGACCGAACCCCTGGTACCCGGATCCCTGGTGGAAGCTCGGATCATCGGCATCATGACCTTTGACGACGGCGGCGAGGTCGACGACAAGGTGATCGCCGTGTTGGCCGATGACAAGCGCATGGACCACATCACCAGCTTCACCCAGCTTGGTGAGCAGTGGGTCACGGAAACCCAGTACTACTGGGAGCACTACAAAGATCTCAAAAAACCCGGCACCTGCAAGGTCAATGGCTTCTTGGAACCAGTTGAAGCCGTGCGCATCATCAAGGAGTGCGAGCAGCGCTACCTCGATACGATCGACGCCAAATTAGTGAACTGA
- a CDS encoding L,D-transpeptidase, protein MASYLKPLWLAAAALAMAPAWTPVQAQSNSREIVLQLDKRTISLREGGKVLDSWPVAIGDPSTPTPVGRFLVQNKVVNPKYQSTKSGKINATVGPNGPLGDRWLGFQKSGLNQYGIHGTPDAWSWTVTSRAAVTNGCVRMLHEHVHSLFDQVEVGTPVIVQR, encoded by the coding sequence ATGGCTAGCTACCTCAAGCCTCTCTGGCTTGCCGCAGCAGCCCTGGCGATGGCCCCGGCCTGGACCCCCGTCCAGGCCCAGAGCAACAGCCGGGAAATTGTGCTGCAGCTAGACAAGCGCACTATCAGCCTGCGTGAAGGCGGCAAGGTGCTGGACAGTTGGCCAGTGGCGATTGGCGATCCCAGCACCCCCACACCAGTAGGGCGCTTCTTGGTGCAAAACAAGGTTGTTAATCCCAAATACCAGAGCACCAAAAGCGGCAAGATCAACGCCACCGTTGGACCAAATGGCCCCTTAGGCGATCGCTGGCTTGGATTCCAAAAAAGCGGACTCAACCAGTACGGCATCCATGGCACGCCTGATGCTTGGTCCTGGACGGTGACATCACGCGCGGCCGTGACCAACGGCTGCGTGCGCATGCTCCACGAGCATGTGCACTCCTTATTTGATCAGGTGGAAGTCGGTACGCCAGTAATCGTGCAGCGCTGA
- a CDS encoding chloride channel protein yields the protein MQLSGPKPEPASVAASPVEAEARALPYQWNLLAWAALIGVLTGLAVVAFHELLGFINNGLFGPFVEGLLTVGRSQPPELAPELPLVVAPDAGTPLRALLQVGLGGLGFLPPPPAIPEPLPLPGSSLPDWISLWPVVVVPTLGGWAVGLLRRYGGDLGPGLPSLMAMADGAVSARPRLPFQRLLGASISLGSGASLGPEGPSVESGGNIGLWVALRGGLSPQSQKALVAAGVAAGLAAGFKAPIAGVFFAFEGSFSAVQGRPSLRAVLVAAVASSLVTQLLLGDTPILRLPAYEVRSPLELPLYLGLGLVASLMSWALVSLLAAGRSERLQSWLGQLPPGLPTALGGACVGVMALGFPQVLGVGYDTIEALLGSEGGVPLLTLLVLLGVKLLATGISNATGFVGGGFAPSLFLGAVLGNCYGQLLGDSGLHLPVAEPPAYAMVGMAAVLAGSARAPLTALLLLFELTRDIRIVLPLMAAAGLSAALVERWQGLADPGLLGPDSQEEHRRRQLAALQVTEAFEPEAPLVLPAELPAQKALVQLVEAHGQCLVVADGAWVVGLVTLADLQRALSAEREFSDDGSLPVPTLLSCRRGDLVWLPMSAQLAQLEDQLRPNGLRQLPVFDVPAAAAAALPHGLPNPGLPVASLRGLASRDGMARALARQLTPAEDWDQA from the coding sequence TTGCAACTGTCCGGCCCGAAGCCTGAACCAGCGTCAGTCGCCGCCAGCCCCGTTGAAGCCGAGGCACGCGCCCTTCCCTATCAATGGAATCTGCTGGCCTGGGCTGCCCTGATTGGGGTGCTCACGGGTCTGGCAGTGGTGGCCTTCCACGAATTGCTGGGCTTTATTAATAACGGCCTGTTTGGACCTTTTGTGGAGGGGCTCCTAACAGTTGGTCGTAGCCAGCCGCCGGAGTTGGCACCCGAATTGCCGCTGGTGGTGGCTCCTGATGCGGGCACACCGCTGCGGGCCCTGCTTCAGGTAGGTCTCGGCGGGCTTGGCTTCCTGCCACCGCCACCAGCCATTCCTGAGCCGTTGCCCCTGCCGGGTTCCTCCCTGCCCGATTGGATCAGTCTCTGGCCGGTGGTGGTGGTGCCCACCCTGGGGGGCTGGGCTGTTGGCCTTTTGCGCCGCTATGGCGGTGACCTGGGCCCTGGCCTACCCAGCCTGATGGCGATGGCCGATGGCGCCGTTAGCGCTCGGCCCCGCTTGCCCTTTCAGCGCCTGCTGGGCGCATCCATCAGCCTGGGCAGTGGTGCCTCCCTCGGCCCAGAGGGGCCCAGCGTTGAGAGTGGCGGCAATATTGGACTGTGGGTGGCCCTGCGCGGCGGGCTCTCGCCCCAGAGCCAGAAAGCCCTGGTGGCCGCGGGAGTGGCCGCAGGTCTGGCGGCGGGCTTCAAGGCACCCATTGCTGGCGTGTTTTTTGCTTTTGAAGGAAGCTTCAGTGCCGTTCAGGGGCGGCCCAGCTTGCGTGCGGTGCTGGTGGCGGCTGTGGCTTCCTCGCTGGTCACCCAATTGCTGCTCGGCGACACACCGATTTTGCGGCTGCCTGCTTACGAGGTGCGTTCACCGCTGGAGTTGCCCCTTTATCTGGGGTTAGGCCTGGTGGCCAGCTTGATGTCCTGGGCCCTGGTGAGCCTGCTGGCCGCAGGCCGTAGCGAGCGGCTGCAGTCCTGGCTGGGCCAGCTGCCCCCAGGCCTGCCCACGGCCCTGGGGGGTGCCTGTGTGGGTGTGATGGCTCTCGGTTTTCCCCAGGTGCTGGGTGTCGGCTACGACACGATTGAGGCCCTGCTTGGCAGCGAGGGTGGCGTGCCCCTGCTCACCTTGCTGGTATTGCTGGGCGTCAAGCTTTTGGCCACTGGTATCAGTAATGCCACCGGCTTTGTTGGCGGTGGCTTCGCCCCATCCCTATTCCTGGGAGCGGTGCTCGGCAACTGCTACGGCCAGCTGCTTGGTGATAGTGGCCTGCACCTGCCGGTGGCTGAGCCTCCCGCCTACGCCATGGTGGGCATGGCAGCTGTGCTGGCCGGTAGTGCCCGGGCTCCCCTGACGGCCCTGCTGCTGCTGTTTGAGCTCACCCGCGACATTCGAATTGTGCTGCCGCTGATGGCCGCCGCCGGCCTCAGTGCTGCCTTGGTGGAGCGCTGGCAGGGCCTGGCTGATCCGGGCTTACTTGGGCCTGACTCCCAAGAGGAGCATCGCCGCCGCCAGTTGGCCGCCCTGCAGGTGACTGAGGCTTTCGAGCCCGAGGCCCCCCTAGTGCTGCCAGCCGAGCTGCCAGCCCAAAAGGCCTTGGTTCAGCTGGTGGAGGCCCACGGCCAATGTCTGGTGGTGGCGGATGGGGCTTGGGTGGTGGGGCTGGTCACCCTGGCTGATCTGCAGCGGGCCCTAAGTGCCGAGCGGGAGTTCAGTGACGACGGATCTTTGCCGGTGCCCACCTTGCTCTCTTGTCGCCGCGGTGACTTGGTATGGCTGCCGATGTCTGCCCAGCTAGCTCAGCTGGAAGACCAGCTCAGGCCAAATGGCTTGCGTCAATTGCCGGTTTTTGATGTGCCGGCGGCGGCGGCTGCAGCCCTACCCCATGGACTTCCCAATCCGGGTTTGCCGGTTGCTTCTTTACGTGGCTTAGCCAGCCGCGATGGCATGGCCCGGGCCCTAGCGCGCCAGCTCACACCCGCTGAAGATTGGGATCAAGCTTGA